The sequence AAACGGAAGACAATCTATTAAATTAACTAGCTTTGCTAAGATAGTTAATTATTCTGATGTTTATTTACTTCAAGTTATTAAAAATTTATTTAAAAAAAGTATTTATATTGCTTACAAATGGAAACGCAATTATTACGTATTTATCCCTAAAAAGCCACTAAAAAGTGAACTAGACAATTTTAGTGATATTCCTGTTGAAACTATAGAAACTCCTAGCGGGGATAATTTAGATATAGATTGGCAAGCAGCTATTAGCTATCTTCCGGTATCTGTAGCTAACAAGCTTTTAGAGTTTCAATTTAATTTTTTGATTCAAGATAAAAAAATTTATTTAGTGAGTGCCTCGCGTGCTGCACTTTCTTCGACATTAACCCCAAAGAAAGTTTCTAGATTTATTCCCCTCAATTCAGCCAATTTTCCAGCTACAACAGATTACAAGTACGGATACTACATTTTTTACAAGGATAAACGAATGAGTACTTTTGCACCTGGAACAAGTGGAACTTTGAAATCAACTCAAATTCCTGCTGCTTTTTTTGAAGTTTGTCGAGCACTAGACGCCGCTGAAAATTTAAGAAATGGATCTAACCCTGGCTTACCACCAAAAAGAAATCTTTCTACAACAATTTCTTTTGACACAGGTACTGTTGCAATAGCTGCTACTCTTCCAGTCACCACAACTATTCAAACAAGCGGTTCAATCGATATAGTTGCGAGCGATTATCTTGGCTCTACATACTCTGCTTTTGTTAACGGCGGTGGAAGTTTAAAATCAGATACTCTTCCAGAAGCATTGTTAGAGATTGCAAGCATTTTAGCTGCTGCTGAAAAAGCTGTAACGCCGGCCGAAAATCAGCCTAACAATGTTCAAATTCAATTTGATATTGAAACTGGTAGTGCTACTATATCAGCCAATCTACCTTTTACTACTTTAGCTGCAGCTAATGGAGATGTGACGATACACGCCATTGATTACCTTTAATTAACACCTGCATAAAATTAATAGGAGTTGATTAAATGGCTAAAACAGAAAGCGTTGACTTGTTTATTGCAATGACAGATTCTTCCGCTGGCGGGGCTGGAAATGGTGCAGTTAAAATTAAATTTGCTTGGAAGGGCAATAAAGTTGCTTATCCAGATGATATTGCAAAGCAAATAGGCGTACAGACAGCTAAAGCTAATGAGCCTGGGTTGATTTATGGCATGAATAAGCCAAGACCTGCTCGCATTTATGTTAATGTCAGCATGGGTCAAGGCAAATCTAGAGCCTTTTTATTGTTTGCTGATCCTGGAAAATTAGGCACTTTATTAATTAAAAATTCCTTGAGAGGTAAAAAGTATCGGGGAGGAACAATAACAAGCGTTTCTCTTCCCAAAACTTCTACTAATCCAACTCGATCTAAAACCAGTAGTACAGCAGGTAAACCAGGAAGTAAGCCAGGAGCTAGACCAACAGCCAAGCCAGGAGCTAGACCAACAGCTAAACCAGGAGCTAGACCAAAACCTAGGAAACCAACAAAATAATAACCAATGATTAACTCTCAATTGGTTTATCGGAGTGAGTACAGATGGGACTTAAAAAAAGTTGATTCTGTAATCATTCCGTACTTATTTGATAATGATGCTAACTTAATTATTTCCTTAGAAGCTAAACCACTAAAAAACTATAAAAGTAGTGGAAGAATTGAGCAAATATTGATTGATTACCCAAATAAATTAGTTGCTAGTTCACAAATTCTGCGTTTTGGTAATCAAGAGTTAACCTTTGCTCAAAGAGGAAGATTTCAGTTAGTTTTCTTTCCAAACGCATATCTTGGTAAAACTAAAATAACAATACATAAAATGTTTTTCCCTTTAAGAAAACAACAAACTACACAAGCTCAACCCACTGCTGACATCAATGTTTCTAGTACTGCTAAATCTGTCATTATTTCGGAAAAAAGTGATGCTAGCAGATATTCGTATTTAATTAGCAATACAGGCAGTTCAAGCGTTTATTTTAAATACGTCCCAATTGGCACTAACTCTAATGACGTTACTGTCTCTGCTACTAATTACGATTTTGTATTATCAGCTAATGAGAAATTTTTAGATAGTAACGCTAGCCAAAATGCGATTGTTGGCATTTGTTCGGGATTATTGTCTACTGCTAAGGTTAAAGTGACTGAATACCTGTATATATGAAATTTAATCCTAGTGCCGCTAGTTTTGTATTAGCTTTGATTTGTGCCGCTTCTGGCTGGATTACTTGGTGGTGGAACAAATTAAAATTTGAGAGACAGCGGAGTACTCAAAATGCAGTAGCCGCTGCAGAAAAAGCTCTCAATGAGCAGCGCGATTTTAATCATCTTGTTGGTAATCAAAAGCAGATATCAGATTGTATTGGTTATGGATTAAAAGAAATTGATTTTAGATTTGATAATATTGACAAACAATTATCTGAAATCAAAGCTTATTTAATTCGTAACAAGGATTAACGTCTATCTCTAATTAAGTCGTTAATGGCTTTTTCCCAGCATTCTTGCTCGCTTAACTCAGGATATTTGCTTTTTATTTTGTTGGTTAGCCTTTGACAGGTATCTTTATCTCCGTTTACAAGATTTAGCAGTTTCTTTTTAGTTTCAGGATGAGCAGGAAAGGAAAACATATTAATTAGGGATTAAACTATTAATCCACTATGCCGACAATTTTTCTAATCAACATCAGAAAATTTTCTGTCAGAAGTTGTCCTTAGCTGCTCCTGTCCTTTGTAAAGTTTTAACCTTCCACAAGACTTGTTTGGGGATTCTAGTAACTGTCGCTGTTTTGCTGCTGTGTAGATTTCTTGCTGGGTGCGATTGATTAACTCTCTGGCAATGGTGATTGCTGTATTTTTGTCTTCGATGATTAATTTAATCGTAGCAATTCCCACGGGTAGTGATGAAGTCTCTCCTAATTCGTCGAGATAAATCCGACTGACACGTCCGCTAGCGAAAAATTCGCTGTAATGTTTAATATCTGCTGTGTCTAGACTGCGTGTGGGATAGAGAACTACTCCTTTCCAAGGATTTTGGGGTTTATTTTGACGCAAGTATAAGCTGATTTCGGAAAATAAGCGCAAATAAAATTCGGCGTCGGTTTGAAACTGGACTTCTACGAAGTAGATGGGGTTGTGTTCTCCTTGTGTTGGCAGAAAAACACCATCGATGCGGAATGCTGTTTGCTTGATTTCGATGGAGGAGAATTGATAAACTTCTGCGGTTTGGGGTGAGTCACCAATTAATTCAAAAAATATGCTGGGAAATTCTTGAAAAAGGCGATAAAAAATACTGTCTGTTTTCACACTAGATGGATGACGGGAATTTAGGCTTTTGTGATTCTACACCAAGAAGCGATCAAGTCAGATATTAAATTATGGTCGAGCCGGGAATTTCTGTGACGGGTGGCTCTCCCCAGGTTTCAATTTGGTTTAAGGTGTGACGGCTGAGGGGATAAAATCTCAGGCTATCTTCTGATGGTTTGATTTGTTTGCGGAGTCTTTTTTTTAGTTCTTTATATTTAGTTTGATCGAGAATACATTCAAACACTGAATATTGCACTCGTTGACCATAACCTGTTAATAAATCTGAGACTTTCTTTCTTCTTTTATCGCATGGTATGTCATATACTACCACATAAAATAACATGATTTAGCGAATTTGATAAGGCTGATATGTTTGGTTTGGTTGATAAACAAAGTTTTTAAAAGCTTTTATTTGTTGAGTCATTAAATCCCAGCGTGGTTGCTGTTCTCCGGTGCTGTCTTGCACTGATTCTTCTAAACGCTGGAGGAAATATTTAATGTATTTTTGGCGTCCGGAGTTATTCAAATAACAACCGCCGTCGTGATATTCAAAATCTGCTTGGGTATTGATGACTTTGGTATTCACTAACCACAAAACTAAAGAATCAATTATGGGGGAGCGAAATTCTTCAATTAAATCGGAAGCTAAAGCCGCGTGACGTTCTGTACCTTGATGCAAACAAGCGTGGTAAGGGTCTAAACCTTGGAGTTCAATGAGTGTGAGTAAATGATTCCATAAAATTTGATATCCAAAACTCAACATAGCGTTGACTGGATTTCCGGGAGGACGACGAGTGCGAGCTAAAAAGATAAATTCGGGATTATTTAAACACTCACCAAAAGCAGAAAAATATTGAGCAGCGCCAGCACCTTCTAAACCCATTAAACGTTCTATTGTTTCTGCTTCTCCGGCTTTTTGTACTAATACTTCTAAACTTTTAATAGCGATTTCTGTAGTTTGTGAGGGGTGACGCCGCTGTTGTCGTTGTAAAAAGGTGCGACTATTTTTAAGTTTACCTTGGACAATTTTTCTAGCTACTAATAAACGTTCATCTGCTGTTAATTGTTGTTGATAGCGGGATAATTGCCGATATCCTCTAGTAATGGGAATTAGTCGCCCATAACAATATCCCATGCGAGATAAATAAGCAATGGGGATATCTCGCCACAAACAAGTGCGAATTGCTTGGGTAGTGATTTGCGATTTACCAAAGATGAGGATTTGTTCTAGAAAAGGTAATTGCACTTCACCGTGGACTGTTTCTCCTTGTTTAATAATTAAGTTTTCACCTTTGAGAGTGATGTAACAACCTTGTCGAGAAACATAAAGTGTCCGCATATTTATTTGGTATTTTTATTTTTTT is a genomic window of Fortiea contorta PCC 7126 containing:
- the cas2 gene encoding CRISPR-associated endonuclease Cas2 yields the protein MLFYVVVYDIPCDKRRKKVSDLLTGYGQRVQYSVFECILDQTKYKELKKRLRKQIKPSEDSLRFYPLSRHTLNQIETWGEPPVTEIPGSTII
- the cas1 gene encoding CRISPR-associated endonuclease Cas1; translation: MRTLYVSRQGCYITLKGENLIIKQGETVHGEVQLPFLEQILIFGKSQITTQAIRTCLWRDIPIAYLSRMGYCYGRLIPITRGYRQLSRYQQQLTADERLLVARKIVQGKLKNSRTFLQRQQRRHPSQTTEIAIKSLEVLVQKAGEAETIERLMGLEGAGAAQYFSAFGECLNNPEFIFLARTRRPPGNPVNAMLSFGYQILWNHLLTLIELQGLDPYHACLHQGTERHAALASDLIEEFRSPIIDSLVLWLVNTKVINTQADFEYHDGGCYLNNSGRQKYIKYFLQRLEESVQDSTGEQQPRWDLMTQQIKAFKNFVYQPNQTYQPYQIR